One region of Polyodon spathula isolate WHYD16114869_AA chromosome 25, ASM1765450v1, whole genome shotgun sequence genomic DNA includes:
- the LOC121299656 gene encoding protein phosphatase 1 regulatory subunit 12B-like isoform X3 — protein MQACITRSYLTPARDEEAESQRKARSRQARQTRRSTQGVTLADLREAEKTFGYPRVERRGAEQDRQEEEKKVPKSLLLPPRDPGEHSPQWTRGQEEFGYWRPRFGSQAESPTTPLASPSASGCFLFPGTALTNRLAGGGSASQSSSRGLGREVERSGSDKRVEEENGLNDQSELQQSLQERRQSRDHSQETGVSCGRQEEGSANKKGEKEAEHDRTSRSDSSGTGDSVTDRLLSRTSSYTRRENRLASLGKAEEEGSAKDFKKMYEDALTENVKLKSKLEESKEELGRIRSQLDKVAQKQNKISEKSTVLETEKKEKRVLERKVSQMEEELKVLNDFKSDNQRLKDENGALIRVISKLSK, from the exons ATGCAAGCCTGCATAACCAG GTCGTACCTCACACCTGCGCGCGATGAGGAGGCGGAGTCTCAGAGGAAGGCGCGGTCGAGACAGGCGCGGCAAACACGGAGGTCAACACAG GGGGTGACTCTGGCAGACCTCCGAGAGGCTGAGAAGACGTTTGGCTACCCCcgagtggagaggagaggggcagagCAAGACAggcaggaggaggagaagaaggtcCCAAAATCCCTGCTGCTGCCTCCAAGGGATCCAGGAGAGCACAGCCCCCAGTGGACCAGGGGTCAGGAGGAG TTTGGTTACTGGCGACCACGATTTGGGTCCCAGGCAGAGAGTCCGACCACGCCCCTGGCATCACCCTCTGCGAGTGGCTGCTTTCTCTTCCCTGGCACAGCGCTGACCAATAGGCTTGCAGGAGGTGGCTCCGCCTCCCAGTCATCATCCAGAGGGCTGGGTAGGGAGGTGGAAAGGAGTG GATCTGACAAGAGAGTAGAAGAGGAGAATGGTTTAAATGACCAGTCAGAGCTCCAGCAATCCCTGCAAGAGAGGCGGCAATCCAGAGACCACAGCCAAGAAACTGGTGTCTCCTGTGGGAGACAAGAG GAAGGCAGTGCTaataaaaagggagaaaaagaaGCAGAG caTGATAGAACATCTAG GTCAGACTCCTCTGGCACTGGCGACAGCGTCACAGACCGTCTCCTGAGCCGCACCAGCTCCTATACCCGCCGCGAGAACCGACTGGCATCCCTGGGCAAAGCTGAGGAAGAGGGCAGTGCCAAGGACTTCAAGAAG aTGTACGAAGATGCCTTGACAGAAAACGTGAAGCTGAAATCCAAACTGGAAGAAAGCAAAGAGGAGCTGGGCAGGATCAGGTCCCAGCTGGACAAAGTAGCACAG aaacagaacaaaatatcTGAAAAGTCCACTGTGCTTGAGACAGAGAAAAAG GAAAAGCGTGTGCTGGAGAGGAAGGTCTCTCAGATGGAAGAAGAATTGAAG GTTTTAAATGACTTCAAGTCTGACAACCAGAGGCTCAAAGACGAGAACGGAGCCTTGATCCG
- the LOC121299656 gene encoding protein phosphatase 1 regulatory subunit 12B-like isoform X5, which yields MSSLYPRTKELSRSRKSQSDSPPSSPSPTAKNFGHDRTSRSDSSGTGDSVTDRLLSRTSSYTRRENRLASLGKAEEEGSAKDFKKMYEDALTENVKLKSKLEESKEELGRIRSQLDKVAQKQNKISEKSTVLETEKKEKRVLERKVSQMEEELKSLPQLGQVQTLRQVNERLVAENRAMKRVIGRLSRLTPLPETEDL from the exons ATGTCGTCCCTGTACCCTCGGACGAAGGAGCTGTCACGCAGCAGAAAGTCACAGTCGGATTCCCCCCCTTCGTCGCCTTCCCCTACTGCCAAAAACTTCGGA caTGATAGAACATCTAG GTCAGACTCCTCTGGCACTGGCGACAGCGTCACAGACCGTCTCCTGAGCCGCACCAGCTCCTATACCCGCCGCGAGAACCGACTGGCATCCCTGGGCAAAGCTGAGGAAGAGGGCAGTGCCAAGGACTTCAAGAAG aTGTACGAAGATGCCTTGACAGAAAACGTGAAGCTGAAATCCAAACTGGAAGAAAGCAAAGAGGAGCTGGGCAGGATCAGGTCCCAGCTGGACAAAGTAGCACAG aaacagaacaaaatatcTGAAAAGTCCACTGTGCTTGAGACAGAGAAAAAG GAAAAGCGTGTGCTGGAGAGGAAGGTCTCTCAGATGGAAGAAGAATTGAAG AGCCTCCCGCAGCTGGGGCAGGTCCAGACCCTGAGGCAGGTCAACGAGCGTCTGGTGGCGGAGAACCGAGCTATGAAACGTGTCATCGGCAGACTCTCAAGGCTCACCCCACTGCCGGAGACCGAAGACCTCTAA
- the LOC121299656 gene encoding protein phosphatase 1 regulatory subunit 12B-like isoform X2, protein MQACITRSYLTPARDEEAESQRKARSRQARQTRRSTQGVTLADLREAEKTFGYPRVERRGAEQDRQEEEKKVPKSLLLPPRDPGEHSPQWTRGQEEFGYWRPRFGSQAESPTTPLASPSASGCFLFPGTALTNRLAGGGSASQSSSRGLGREVERSGSDKRVEEENGLNDQSELQQSLQERRQSRDHSQETGVSCGRQEHDRTSRSDSSGTGDSVTDRLLSRTSSYTRRENRLASLGKAEEEGSAKDFKKMYEDALTENVKLKSKLEESKEELGRIRSQLDKVAQKQNKISEKSTVLETEKKEKRVLERKVSQMEEELKSLPQLGQVQTLRQVNERLVAENRAMKRVIGRLSRLTPLPETEDL, encoded by the exons ATGCAAGCCTGCATAACCAG GTCGTACCTCACACCTGCGCGCGATGAGGAGGCGGAGTCTCAGAGGAAGGCGCGGTCGAGACAGGCGCGGCAAACACGGAGGTCAACACAG GGGGTGACTCTGGCAGACCTCCGAGAGGCTGAGAAGACGTTTGGCTACCCCcgagtggagaggagaggggcagagCAAGACAggcaggaggaggagaagaaggtcCCAAAATCCCTGCTGCTGCCTCCAAGGGATCCAGGAGAGCACAGCCCCCAGTGGACCAGGGGTCAGGAGGAG TTTGGTTACTGGCGACCACGATTTGGGTCCCAGGCAGAGAGTCCGACCACGCCCCTGGCATCACCCTCTGCGAGTGGCTGCTTTCTCTTCCCTGGCACAGCGCTGACCAATAGGCTTGCAGGAGGTGGCTCCGCCTCCCAGTCATCATCCAGAGGGCTGGGTAGGGAGGTGGAAAGGAGTG GATCTGACAAGAGAGTAGAAGAGGAGAATGGTTTAAATGACCAGTCAGAGCTCCAGCAATCCCTGCAAGAGAGGCGGCAATCCAGAGACCACAGCCAAGAAACTGGTGTCTCCTGTGGGAGACAAGAG caTGATAGAACATCTAG GTCAGACTCCTCTGGCACTGGCGACAGCGTCACAGACCGTCTCCTGAGCCGCACCAGCTCCTATACCCGCCGCGAGAACCGACTGGCATCCCTGGGCAAAGCTGAGGAAGAGGGCAGTGCCAAGGACTTCAAGAAG aTGTACGAAGATGCCTTGACAGAAAACGTGAAGCTGAAATCCAAACTGGAAGAAAGCAAAGAGGAGCTGGGCAGGATCAGGTCCCAGCTGGACAAAGTAGCACAG aaacagaacaaaatatcTGAAAAGTCCACTGTGCTTGAGACAGAGAAAAAG GAAAAGCGTGTGCTGGAGAGGAAGGTCTCTCAGATGGAAGAAGAATTGAAG AGCCTCCCGCAGCTGGGGCAGGTCCAGACCCTGAGGCAGGTCAACGAGCGTCTGGTGGCGGAGAACCGAGCTATGAAACGTGTCATCGGCAGACTCTCAAGGCTCACCCCACTGCCGGAGACCGAAGACCTCTAA
- the LOC121299656 gene encoding protein phosphatase 1 regulatory subunit 12B-like isoform X1: protein MQACITRSYLTPARDEEAESQRKARSRQARQTRRSTQGVTLADLREAEKTFGYPRVERRGAEQDRQEEEKKVPKSLLLPPRDPGEHSPQWTRGQEEFGYWRPRFGSQAESPTTPLASPSASGCFLFPGTALTNRLAGGGSASQSSSRGLGREVERSGSDKRVEEENGLNDQSELQQSLQERRQSRDHSQETGVSCGRQEEGSANKKGEKEAEHDRTSRSDSSGTGDSVTDRLLSRTSSYTRRENRLASLGKAEEEGSAKDFKKMYEDALTENVKLKSKLEESKEELGRIRSQLDKVAQKQNKISEKSTVLETEKKEKRVLERKVSQMEEELKSLPQLGQVQTLRQVNERLVAENRAMKRVIGRLSRLTPLPETEDL, encoded by the exons ATGCAAGCCTGCATAACCAG GTCGTACCTCACACCTGCGCGCGATGAGGAGGCGGAGTCTCAGAGGAAGGCGCGGTCGAGACAGGCGCGGCAAACACGGAGGTCAACACAG GGGGTGACTCTGGCAGACCTCCGAGAGGCTGAGAAGACGTTTGGCTACCCCcgagtggagaggagaggggcagagCAAGACAggcaggaggaggagaagaaggtcCCAAAATCCCTGCTGCTGCCTCCAAGGGATCCAGGAGAGCACAGCCCCCAGTGGACCAGGGGTCAGGAGGAG TTTGGTTACTGGCGACCACGATTTGGGTCCCAGGCAGAGAGTCCGACCACGCCCCTGGCATCACCCTCTGCGAGTGGCTGCTTTCTCTTCCCTGGCACAGCGCTGACCAATAGGCTTGCAGGAGGTGGCTCCGCCTCCCAGTCATCATCCAGAGGGCTGGGTAGGGAGGTGGAAAGGAGTG GATCTGACAAGAGAGTAGAAGAGGAGAATGGTTTAAATGACCAGTCAGAGCTCCAGCAATCCCTGCAAGAGAGGCGGCAATCCAGAGACCACAGCCAAGAAACTGGTGTCTCCTGTGGGAGACAAGAG GAAGGCAGTGCTaataaaaagggagaaaaagaaGCAGAG caTGATAGAACATCTAG GTCAGACTCCTCTGGCACTGGCGACAGCGTCACAGACCGTCTCCTGAGCCGCACCAGCTCCTATACCCGCCGCGAGAACCGACTGGCATCCCTGGGCAAAGCTGAGGAAGAGGGCAGTGCCAAGGACTTCAAGAAG aTGTACGAAGATGCCTTGACAGAAAACGTGAAGCTGAAATCCAAACTGGAAGAAAGCAAAGAGGAGCTGGGCAGGATCAGGTCCCAGCTGGACAAAGTAGCACAG aaacagaacaaaatatcTGAAAAGTCCACTGTGCTTGAGACAGAGAAAAAG GAAAAGCGTGTGCTGGAGAGGAAGGTCTCTCAGATGGAAGAAGAATTGAAG AGCCTCCCGCAGCTGGGGCAGGTCCAGACCCTGAGGCAGGTCAACGAGCGTCTGGTGGCGGAGAACCGAGCTATGAAACGTGTCATCGGCAGACTCTCAAGGCTCACCCCACTGCCGGAGACCGAAGACCTCTAA
- the LOC121299656 gene encoding protein phosphatase 1 regulatory subunit 12B-like isoform X4, translated as MQACITRSYLTPARDEEAESQRKARSRQARQTRRSTQGVTLADLREAEKTFGYPRVERRGAEQDRQEEEKKVPKSLLLPPRDPGEHSPQWTRGQEEFGYWRPRFGSQAESPTTPLASPSASGCFLFPGTALTNRLAGGGSASQSSSRGLGREVERSGSDKRVEEENGLNDQSELQQSLQERRQSRDHSQETGVSCGRQEEGSANKKGEKEAEHDRTSRSDSSGTGDSVTDRLLSRTSSYTRRENRLASLGKAEEEGSAKDFKKMYEDALTENVKLKSKLEESKEELGRIRSQLDKVAQKQNKISEKSTVLETEKKEKRVLERKVSQMEEELKDSSLRPASHLQ; from the exons ATGCAAGCCTGCATAACCAG GTCGTACCTCACACCTGCGCGCGATGAGGAGGCGGAGTCTCAGAGGAAGGCGCGGTCGAGACAGGCGCGGCAAACACGGAGGTCAACACAG GGGGTGACTCTGGCAGACCTCCGAGAGGCTGAGAAGACGTTTGGCTACCCCcgagtggagaggagaggggcagagCAAGACAggcaggaggaggagaagaaggtcCCAAAATCCCTGCTGCTGCCTCCAAGGGATCCAGGAGAGCACAGCCCCCAGTGGACCAGGGGTCAGGAGGAG TTTGGTTACTGGCGACCACGATTTGGGTCCCAGGCAGAGAGTCCGACCACGCCCCTGGCATCACCCTCTGCGAGTGGCTGCTTTCTCTTCCCTGGCACAGCGCTGACCAATAGGCTTGCAGGAGGTGGCTCCGCCTCCCAGTCATCATCCAGAGGGCTGGGTAGGGAGGTGGAAAGGAGTG GATCTGACAAGAGAGTAGAAGAGGAGAATGGTTTAAATGACCAGTCAGAGCTCCAGCAATCCCTGCAAGAGAGGCGGCAATCCAGAGACCACAGCCAAGAAACTGGTGTCTCCTGTGGGAGACAAGAG GAAGGCAGTGCTaataaaaagggagaaaaagaaGCAGAG caTGATAGAACATCTAG GTCAGACTCCTCTGGCACTGGCGACAGCGTCACAGACCGTCTCCTGAGCCGCACCAGCTCCTATACCCGCCGCGAGAACCGACTGGCATCCCTGGGCAAAGCTGAGGAAGAGGGCAGTGCCAAGGACTTCAAGAAG aTGTACGAAGATGCCTTGACAGAAAACGTGAAGCTGAAATCCAAACTGGAAGAAAGCAAAGAGGAGCTGGGCAGGATCAGGTCCCAGCTGGACAAAGTAGCACAG aaacagaacaaaatatcTGAAAAGTCCACTGTGCTTGAGACAGAGAAAAAG GAAAAGCGTGTGCTGGAGAGGAAGGTCTCTCAGATGGAAGAAGAATTGAAG GACAGCTCTCTGAGACCCGCGTCTCATTTGCAGTAG